The nucleotide sequence TGTCCACGCAAGCGGCGCGGGAGCTGCTGGCGGCGTCGGCGCGGAGCGTTGCCCGGCAGACCCTGGACGTGATGCTGCCCCGTCTGCGTCCGGCGCCGCTGCTGGACCGTTTCGGGCGGGTGGAGGCCTTTGTCGGACAGTGGGCGCGTGAGCCGCGCAGCGTGGGGGCGGTCTGCCCCAGCGGCGCGCATCTGGCCCGGCGCATGGCCGCCATGCTGCCGCCGGGCGACGGCCTGGTGGTGGAACTGGGCGCGGGCACCGGCGCCGTGACCGGCGCGCTGCTGGCCTGCGTGCCCCCGGAACGCCTGCTTGTGCTGGAGCGTCTGCCCGCCTTCTGTCATCTGTTGCGGAGCCGCTTTCCCGATCTGAACGTCATCCGGGGGGACGCGGCCCGTCTTGCCGACTATCTGCCCGCGAACCGGCCCGTGGCGGCCATTGTTTCCTCCCTGCCACTGCTCAGTCTGCCCGCGCCGCTCCAGACGGCCATTGTGCAACAGATGCGCGCGGCCACGGCGCACGAGGGCTGCATCATCCAGTTCACCTACGCGCTCTGGGGCCGCTCGCCCCTGAGCCGCGCGGGTTGCCGTTGTGAAAAACGCGATCTGGTTCTGTGCAATCTGCCGCCCGCCAAGGTCGAGCGTTTCCGCAACGCATAACGCGCGGGTTCTCAGGCGTCGGGCAGGCGGTAAAAGTTCCGGCGGTCCAGGCTCAGGAACAGGCCGGGCCAGTTCTCCCCGGCCGGGCCCAGAGGAAAGGCGTAGAAACCGGCCGTCCGCCAGAGCTTGGTTTTGAAAGACAGCGGTTCGCCCGTCAGGCGCTCGCAAAACCCGATTTTCAGGCTGTCTTGCTCCAGAAGGCGCGTCAGCAGCCAGTTTTGGACGGGCAGGGG is from Desulfovibrio porci and encodes:
- a CDS encoding class I SAM-dependent methyltransferase codes for the protein MKLFLSTQAARELLAASARSVARQTLDVMLPRLRPAPLLDRFGRVEAFVGQWAREPRSVGAVCPSGAHLARRMAAMLPPGDGLVVELGAGTGAVTGALLACVPPERLLVLERLPAFCHLLRSRFPDLNVIRGDAARLADYLPANRPVAAIVSSLPLLSLPAPLQTAIVQQMRAATAHEGCIIQFTYALWGRSPLSRAGCRCEKRDLVLCNLPPAKVERFRNA